In a genomic window of Akkermansia massiliensis:
- a CDS encoding sugar transferase, with product MYGNCVKRVLDFSAALIVLAVLLVPFLALAALLAAANRGTPFFRQTRPGRHGKLFRIVKFKTMTDEKDDRGELLPDERRLTRAGRLVRSLSLDELPQLFNVLAGQMSFIGPRPLLPEYLPLYSAEQARRHDVRPGITGWAQVNGRNSIGWDRKFELDVWYVDHLSLLLDARIILLTLAKVVQRQGISGEGCATMEKFTGSGK from the coding sequence ATTTACGGTAATTGCGTCAAGAGGGTGCTGGATTTTTCCGCCGCCCTGATTGTGCTGGCGGTGCTGCTGGTTCCGTTCCTGGCGCTGGCGGCGCTTCTGGCCGCCGCCAACCGCGGAACGCCGTTTTTCCGCCAGACGCGGCCCGGCCGCCACGGCAAGTTGTTCCGCATCGTCAAATTCAAGACGATGACGGATGAAAAGGATGACCGGGGAGAACTGCTGCCGGACGAACGGCGGCTGACGCGCGCGGGGCGGCTGGTGCGCTCCCTGTCCCTGGATGAACTGCCCCAGCTGTTCAATGTGCTGGCGGGGCAGATGAGCTTTATCGGTCCGCGCCCGCTGCTGCCGGAATACCTGCCCCTGTACAGTGCGGAGCAGGCGCGCCGCCATGACGTGAGGCCCGGCATTACGGGCTGGGCCCAGGTCAACGGGCGCAACTCCATCGGCTGGGACCGCAAATTTGAACTGGACGTCTGGTATGTGGACCATCTGAGCTTGTTGCTGGATGCGCGCATCATTCTGTTAACGCTGGCGAAGGTGGTCCAGCGCCAGGGCATCAGCGGTGAAGGCTGCGCCACCATGGAAAAATTCACGGGTTCCGGAAAATGA
- a CDS encoding DegT/DnrJ/EryC1/StrS family aminotransferase: MKKKPSPAPEKKSTVWLSLACTGEAEERFVHEAFESKWVTTVGPNVDAFERELEEYLGETHVVALASGTSALHLGLVMLGVGPGDEVLCQSMTFAASANPIIYQGASPVFVDSEEKTWNMSPEMLEEAIRDRIRQTGRTPKAIIPVDLYGMPASMGEIMEIAGKYGIPVLEDAAEALGSEYRGRKCGVFGTYGAFSFNGNKIITTSGGGALCCPDEESRNRVKFYATQARDQAPHYEHTRIGYNYRLSNVCAGIGRGQMLSLPSFLEKRRGIHEEYRRRLSGVPGLSLLENPDSRYHSNHWLTCVQVNPEEARFDRETLRLALQKAGVESRPLWKPMHLQPVFRSCPFYGSGVSDRLFEEGLCLPSGASLAGEDMDRIIDVLLNL; this comes from the coding sequence CTGAAAAAGAAGCCGTCCCCTGCGCCGGAGAAGAAATCCACCGTCTGGCTGTCCCTGGCCTGCACGGGGGAGGCGGAGGAAAGGTTCGTGCATGAAGCCTTTGAATCAAAGTGGGTGACGACGGTGGGGCCGAACGTGGACGCTTTTGAACGGGAACTGGAGGAATACCTGGGGGAAACGCATGTGGTGGCCCTGGCGTCCGGCACTTCCGCCCTTCATTTGGGGCTGGTGATGCTGGGAGTGGGGCCGGGGGATGAAGTCCTCTGCCAGTCCATGACCTTTGCCGCTTCCGCCAATCCCATCATTTACCAGGGGGCTTCCCCGGTGTTTGTGGACAGTGAGGAAAAGACGTGGAACATGTCTCCGGAGATGCTGGAGGAAGCCATCCGGGACCGCATCAGGCAGACGGGCCGCACCCCCAAAGCCATCATTCCGGTGGACCTCTACGGCATGCCCGCCAGCATGGGGGAGATCATGGAGATTGCCGGGAAATACGGCATTCCCGTGCTGGAGGACGCCGCGGAAGCGCTGGGTTCCGAATACCGGGGGCGGAAGTGCGGGGTGTTCGGCACGTACGGGGCCTTTTCCTTTAACGGAAACAAGATCATCACCACCTCCGGCGGAGGCGCCCTGTGCTGCCCGGATGAGGAATCCCGGAACAGGGTCAAGTTTTACGCCACCCAGGCCAGGGACCAGGCGCCGCATTATGAACACACGCGCATAGGCTACAATTACCGCCTCAGCAACGTGTGCGCGGGCATAGGCCGCGGGCAGATGCTTTCCCTCCCCTCCTTCCTGGAAAAAAGGCGCGGCATCCATGAAGAATACCGCCGCCGGCTTTCCGGCGTGCCGGGGCTGTCCCTGCTGGAAAATCCGGATTCCCGCTACCATTCCAACCACTGGCTGACCTGCGTTCAGGTCAATCCGGAGGAGGCCCGGTTTGACCGGGAAACGCTGCGGCTGGCGCTCCAGAAGGCCGGGGTGGAAAGCCGCCCTCTCTGGAAGCCCATGCATTTGCAGCCCGTGTTCCGCTCCTGCCCGTTTTATGGCTCCGGCGTATCGGACCGCCTGTTTGAAGAGGGCCTGTGCCTGCCTTCGGGCGCTTCCCTGGCCGGGGAGGACATGGACCGCATCATTGACGTCTTGTTGAATCTTTAA
- a CDS encoding UDP-N-acetylglucosamine 4,6-dehydratase family protein: protein MTETHSQISKFLYYARHYLLNASGKFIFLLDLGLSSLVTLLACYYGEWIYKGDWVDKHMGVALLFDLAVTGTMLWRSGVYKTLVRFTTMKDLQKLMAAILLASMLLCLFNILLWPAYYKGHVVCAIFNFVITFLVLIGCRMACIGGRRWLEHLNSSESVSSLTTTGRKRIALVGKLDACLLKASLIRSLKSEEYEVVGILTSAPEADGKEIKEIPIRLIKEAAEVETALNVFQASGVVFVGKDDLLGDKKLADVCLEKGIELMISHDLFQSFHEYSGVAVDEVQIEDLMEREEISIDMEKISGGIKGKVVMVTGAAGSIGSELVRQLCRFSPRRIVLLDHAETPLWLVRQEVEKSYPHVPVATSITNVCHRRQLEESMKLYRPDVIFHAAAYKHVPLMEENPCTAVVNNVKGAMHLASLAVKYGVQRFVMVSTDKAVNPTSVMGATKRLAEMYVQSLGEALLKKSGKGATVFITTRFGNVLGSAGSVIPLFKEQIRKGGPVTVTHPEMIRYFMTIPEACRLILQANAMGQGGEIFVFDMGEQVRIVELAKKMIRLAGLSPLKDIRIVFTGLRPGEKLYEELLADYEHTLETSHQRIRIFQTRKYDMSELKEAFEELVRHAEAHHLEDTIRAMKQLIPEYKSNNSPYAKYDYLDLKKPLTI from the coding sequence ATGACCGAGACTCATAGCCAGATTTCAAAATTCCTCTATTACGCCCGGCATTATCTGCTGAATGCCAGCGGGAAATTCATCTTCCTGCTGGATTTGGGGCTTTCCTCCCTGGTCACGCTGCTGGCCTGCTATTACGGGGAATGGATTTACAAGGGTGACTGGGTGGACAAGCACATGGGGGTAGCCCTCCTCTTCGATCTCGCTGTCACGGGCACCATGCTCTGGCGGTCCGGCGTTTACAAGACCCTGGTCCGGTTCACGACCATGAAGGACTTGCAGAAGCTGATGGCGGCCATCCTGCTGGCCAGCATGCTGCTGTGCCTCTTTAACATTCTTCTCTGGCCCGCGTATTACAAGGGGCATGTCGTTTGCGCCATTTTCAATTTCGTCATCACCTTCCTGGTCCTGATCGGGTGCCGCATGGCGTGCATCGGCGGAAGAAGATGGCTGGAACACCTCAATTCCAGCGAATCCGTTTCCTCTCTCACGACGACCGGGCGCAAGAGGATTGCGCTGGTGGGCAAGCTGGACGCCTGCCTCCTGAAAGCCTCCCTTATCAGAAGCCTGAAAAGTGAGGAATATGAAGTGGTGGGCATCCTGACTTCCGCTCCGGAGGCGGACGGCAAGGAAATCAAGGAGATTCCGATACGGTTGATCAAGGAGGCCGCGGAGGTGGAGACGGCCTTGAATGTGTTCCAGGCGTCGGGAGTCGTTTTTGTGGGGAAGGACGATTTGCTGGGAGATAAGAAGCTGGCGGACGTCTGCCTGGAAAAGGGGATTGAACTGATGATTTCCCACGACCTGTTCCAGTCGTTTCACGAATATTCCGGCGTGGCCGTGGATGAAGTGCAGATTGAAGACCTGATGGAGCGGGAGGAAATCAGCATCGACATGGAAAAAATCTCTGGCGGCATCAAGGGCAAGGTGGTGATGGTGACGGGCGCGGCCGGCTCCATAGGAAGCGAACTGGTCAGGCAGCTGTGCCGGTTTTCCCCGCGCCGGATCGTTCTGCTGGACCACGCGGAAACGCCGCTGTGGCTGGTGCGCCAGGAGGTGGAAAAATCATATCCCCACGTTCCCGTTGCCACTTCCATCACCAATGTCTGCCACCGCCGCCAGCTGGAGGAAAGCATGAAGCTGTACCGGCCGGATGTGATTTTCCATGCGGCCGCCTACAAGCATGTTCCGCTGATGGAGGAGAACCCGTGCACGGCCGTGGTCAATAACGTGAAGGGGGCCATGCATCTGGCCTCCCTGGCCGTCAAGTACGGGGTGCAGCGTTTCGTCATGGTCTCCACGGACAAGGCGGTGAACCCCACCAGCGTCATGGGCGCCACCAAGCGGCTGGCTGAAATGTACGTGCAGAGCCTGGGGGAAGCCCTGCTGAAAAAGAGCGGAAAAGGCGCCACCGTATTCATTACCACGAGGTTCGGCAATGTGCTGGGAAGCGCGGGCTCCGTTATTCCCCTGTTCAAGGAGCAGATCAGGAAGGGAGGGCCCGTTACGGTCACCCATCCTGAAATGATCCGCTATTTCATGACCATCCCGGAAGCCTGCCGCCTGATTCTGCAAGCGAACGCCATGGGGCAGGGCGGGGAGATTTTCGTCTTCGACATGGGGGAACAGGTCAGAATCGTGGAGCTGGCTAAAAAAATGATTCGCCTGGCAGGGCTCTCTCCGCTGAAGGATATCCGCATCGTCTTCACCGGACTGCGCCCCGGCGAAAAACTTTATGAAGAACTTCTGGCGGACTATGAACATACGCTGGAAACCTCCCACCAGCGCATCCGCATTTTCCAGACCCGGAAATATGACATGTCCGAGCTGAAGGAAGCCTTTGAAGAGCTGGTGCGGCATGCGGAAGCCCACCATCTGGAGGATACCATCCGCGCCATGAAGCAATTGATACCCGAATACAAGAGCAACAACTCTCCCTACGCTAAGTACGACTACCTGGACTTGAAGAAACCCCTTACCATCTAA
- a CDS encoding polysaccharide biosynthesis/export family protein yields the protein MKYLHLFRHPSLWSRLLVAAALACALPACVKPEEVNYVQNLVLDQKASIGKEYKIVIKKDDRLFISVSSKNPTLAQMFNKDSGSVSSPRDDERGYFVNTDGDIVFPVLGRIKAVGKTCTQLANDIESEIIREGYIKDPAVSVRLMNFKFSVLGEVSKPGNYEIKGERLTLLEALSKAGDLNMDGNRDIYVIRESQGERIASKVDLRNSDLFHSPYYYIQQNDVIYVTPSDRKVNTRSEQLQIYPYLISGTSIAMVILAFCI from the coding sequence ATGAAATACCTACATCTGTTCCGCCATCCCTCCCTGTGGAGCCGCCTGCTGGTGGCCGCCGCCCTGGCGTGCGCGCTTCCCGCCTGCGTCAAGCCTGAAGAAGTCAATTACGTCCAGAACCTGGTGCTGGACCAGAAAGCGTCCATCGGGAAGGAATATAAGATAGTCATCAAAAAGGATGACCGCCTGTTCATTTCCGTCAGCAGCAAGAATCCCACGCTCGCGCAGATGTTCAACAAGGACAGCGGCAGCGTTTCCAGCCCCAGGGATGACGAGCGCGGGTACTTCGTGAACACGGACGGCGACATCGTGTTCCCCGTTCTGGGGAGAATCAAGGCCGTGGGCAAAACCTGCACCCAGCTGGCGAACGACATTGAAAGTGAAATCATCAGGGAAGGGTACATCAAGGACCCCGCCGTCAGCGTGCGCCTGATGAACTTCAAATTCTCCGTGCTCGGGGAAGTGTCCAAGCCGGGCAATTATGAAATCAAGGGGGAACGCCTGACGCTGCTGGAAGCGCTGAGCAAGGCCGGAGACCTGAACATGGACGGCAACCGTGACATTTACGTTATCCGGGAATCACAGGGAGAGCGCATTGCGTCCAAGGTGGACCTGCGGAACAGCGACCTGTTCCATTCCCCCTACTACTACATCCAGCAGAATGACGTCATTTACGTCACTCCGTCGGACAGGAAGGTGAACACGCGTAGCGAACAGCTCCAGATTTATCCCTACCTGATTTCCGGCACCTCCATTGCCATGGTCATTCTGGCCTTCTGCATTTAA
- a CDS encoding GumC family protein: protein MKDLSPKKESLDAGGAAPVSLLPSPRAIMGRIVRKWYWCVLSLCICLPLAYLYAARQPQVYGKATTILIKDDYPRESVAATVLASTNGIVNTGATNLDNEIFLLSSHSLLKTVVRNLKLDVTYWKKNGFRKVEIYQDSPIAAQFTQEGKTADARFLVIPVSGTEFRLEKDEKDHHGHETGVFGKEIRFDSQAFIVEKTPKFDESSLNVPVIVRRTSVKNAAMGLGSGLTVRKASGKNDLINISMRCNNPVKAEDILYSIVHFYNEASLEEKNKRGTKTNEFIGDRLDVISEEMKKNDLAIEDLKKETDVLTDLSTALTEEYENSLNDKKDLRELELEIKSIEYLKDYLEQEAEHDARLVPINSKIADMGIRDQISVFNDTLLKRTSLKVNAGDNNPIIRELEANLNSLKDALKRSVNNYYTSLLVKKKNVQDQHEQTREHIRNVSSRERAVNHIEREQRVRESLYVLLLNKREENSLALAATEDNARMVDGVRGGNGPLEPNVPKILMVGFLAGMAIPVFLCVVAAMLDSSVKRRKEIETLTSIPVYGELPRKPRKLKNQEIVVNLEEPSELSECFPLLAERMVALSDGNEGNPLSVLITSTCSGEGKTYLSVNLALSLAVAGKKVLLMDMDLRKGALSALLGGAGKPGLGDLEQAGEGGWRSLVEQSPVSDHLDYLFAGTVPDHPSRLLLHDRIRKLMEEVKEQYDFIFMDCVPYSSLADARIVARLADVTLYVMRAGCVKKRDLAGLQKIWKNGELKRMGIVLCDVEPHGRSSRGYAVYRSLDTSSPCAGK from the coding sequence ATGAAAGACCTCTCCCCCAAGAAGGAATCCCTGGATGCCGGCGGCGCCGCGCCGGTATCCCTGCTTCCCAGCCCCAGGGCCATCATGGGCCGGATTGTCCGGAAATGGTACTGGTGCGTGCTTTCCCTTTGCATTTGCCTGCCCCTGGCCTATCTGTACGCGGCGCGGCAGCCCCAGGTGTACGGAAAGGCCACCACCATCCTCATCAAGGATGATTACCCCAGGGAATCCGTGGCCGCCACGGTGCTGGCCTCCACCAACGGAATAGTCAACACGGGCGCCACCAATCTGGACAATGAAATTTTCCTGCTTTCCTCCCATTCCCTGCTGAAAACGGTAGTCCGGAATTTGAAGCTGGACGTCACCTACTGGAAGAAGAACGGGTTCCGGAAGGTGGAAATTTATCAGGACTCCCCTATTGCGGCGCAGTTCACGCAGGAGGGAAAAACGGCTGACGCCCGGTTCCTGGTGATTCCCGTTTCCGGAACGGAATTCCGCCTGGAAAAGGATGAGAAGGATCATCACGGGCATGAGACGGGCGTCTTCGGCAAGGAAATCCGGTTTGACTCCCAGGCCTTCATCGTGGAGAAAACTCCCAAGTTTGACGAAAGCAGCCTGAACGTTCCCGTGATTGTCAGGAGAACTTCCGTGAAGAATGCGGCGATGGGGCTGGGAAGCGGCCTGACCGTCAGAAAGGCGAGCGGAAAGAATGATTTGATCAACATTTCCATGCGCTGCAATAATCCGGTGAAGGCGGAGGATATTCTGTACAGCATCGTCCATTTTTACAATGAGGCGTCCCTGGAGGAAAAGAACAAGCGCGGCACAAAGACGAACGAGTTCATCGGAGATCGCCTGGACGTCATCAGTGAGGAGATGAAGAAAAATGACCTCGCCATTGAAGATCTGAAAAAGGAGACGGACGTTCTGACGGACCTGTCCACGGCCCTCACGGAGGAATATGAGAACAGCCTCAATGACAAGAAGGATTTGAGAGAGCTGGAGCTTGAAATCAAGTCCATAGAATACCTGAAAGATTACCTGGAGCAGGAGGCCGAGCATGACGCCAGGCTGGTCCCCATCAATTCAAAGATAGCGGACATGGGCATCCGGGACCAGATCAGCGTTTTTAATGACACCCTGCTGAAAAGGACGAGCCTGAAGGTGAATGCCGGGGACAATAATCCGATTATCCGCGAATTGGAGGCCAATTTGAACTCCCTGAAGGATGCGTTGAAGCGTTCCGTGAATAACTACTATACGTCCCTGCTGGTCAAGAAGAAGAACGTGCAGGACCAGCATGAGCAGACGCGGGAGCATATCAGGAATGTTTCCAGCAGGGAAAGGGCCGTCAACCACATTGAACGCGAGCAGCGCGTCCGGGAATCCCTGTACGTTCTCCTGCTGAACAAGAGGGAGGAAAATTCCCTGGCCCTGGCCGCCACGGAAGACAACGCGCGGATGGTGGACGGCGTGCGGGGCGGCAACGGTCCGCTGGAGCCGAACGTTCCCAAGATTCTGATGGTGGGATTTCTGGCCGGGATGGCTATTCCCGTGTTCCTGTGCGTGGTCGCGGCCATGCTGGATTCCAGCGTGAAGCGCCGGAAGGAAATAGAAACCCTGACCTCCATTCCCGTGTACGGGGAACTGCCGCGCAAGCCGCGGAAGCTGAAGAACCAGGAAATCGTGGTGAATCTGGAAGAACCTTCCGAGCTGTCCGAATGCTTCCCCCTGCTGGCGGAACGCATGGTGGCCCTTTCCGACGGGAACGAGGGGAACCCCCTCAGCGTCCTGATTACGTCCACCTGTTCCGGGGAGGGGAAAACCTATCTTTCCGTGAACCTGGCCCTTTCCCTGGCCGTGGCCGGAAAGAAGGTGCTGCTGATGGATATGGATTTAAGAAAAGGGGCGCTCAGCGCCCTGCTGGGCGGAGCCGGAAAGCCGGGCCTGGGGGATCTGGAGCAGGCCGGGGAGGGCGGCTGGCGTTCCCTGGTGGAACAATCCCCCGTTTCCGACCACCTGGATTACCTGTTTGCGGGAACCGTGCCGGACCATCCCTCCCGGCTTTTGCTGCATGACCGCATCAGGAAGCTGATGGAGGAAGTAAAGGAGCAGTATGATTTCATCTTCATGGACTGCGTTCCCTACTCCTCCCTGGCGGATGCGCGCATCGTCGCCCGGCTGGCCGACGTTACGCTGTACGTCATGCGGGCCGGCTGCGTGAAGAAGCGTGATTTGGCCGGATTGCAGAAGATCTGGAAAAACGGAGAGCTGAAGCGCATGGGCATCGTCCTGTGCGACGTGGAGCCCCATGGCCGCTCTTCCCGCGGGTATGCCGTGTACAGAAGCCTGGACACCTCCTCCCCGTGCGCGGGAAAATAA
- a CDS encoding glycosyltransferase, with the protein MPRSRLKVLFLVESLSGGGAEKVLSGLVRGLDRERFDVTVCTVVDCGPYREEVGKYAHYRTIVGGRGWLYRLKYALVYRFLPAGWIYKWCIAGDYDVEAAFTEGFPTRLLAAAPEGKARRLAWVHVDLEARPWTQGPVFRSLEEERKAYARFQTVAHVSQTVREAFERRFGAHAGSVVLHNPVDRDAVRSGASAAEEVPEKKCFRFVSVGRLEEQKGFDRLIAALARLKERGWQAELVILGEGSRRRELESQAAALGVADSVLMPGFRENPYPWMATADVFVCSSRSEGMSTVVTEALALGLPVLAVECSGVREQLGMGRFGRIVENHDGALAGGMEDFLSGRESCEDWRERAARGGDEVAYESAVRKVEHLLEEMK; encoded by the coding sequence ATGCCGCGTTCCCGTCTGAAAGTCCTGTTCCTGGTGGAATCCCTGTCCGGGGGAGGGGCGGAGAAAGTTCTCTCCGGGCTGGTGCGCGGCCTGGACCGGGAGCGTTTTGACGTGACGGTGTGCACGGTGGTGGACTGCGGTCCGTACCGGGAGGAAGTAGGAAAATACGCGCATTACCGCACCATCGTGGGCGGCCGGGGCTGGCTCTACCGGCTCAAGTACGCTCTGGTGTACCGTTTTCTGCCTGCGGGCTGGATTTACAAGTGGTGCATTGCCGGGGATTACGATGTGGAGGCGGCTTTTACGGAAGGGTTTCCCACGCGCCTTCTTGCAGCCGCTCCGGAAGGGAAGGCCCGGAGGCTGGCGTGGGTCCATGTGGACCTGGAGGCCCGGCCCTGGACGCAGGGGCCGGTGTTCCGGTCGCTGGAGGAGGAAAGGAAGGCTTACGCCCGTTTTCAAACCGTGGCGCATGTGTCGCAAACCGTCAGGGAAGCGTTTGAACGGCGCTTTGGAGCGCATGCCGGGTCCGTCGTCCTGCACAATCCGGTGGACCGGGATGCCGTGCGTTCCGGAGCCTCCGCTGCGGAGGAAGTGCCAGAAAAAAAGTGTTTCCGCTTTGTTTCCGTGGGGCGTCTGGAAGAACAGAAGGGCTTTGACCGGCTGATTGCCGCGCTGGCCCGCTTGAAGGAGCGCGGATGGCAGGCGGAACTGGTGATTCTGGGGGAAGGAAGCCGGAGGCGGGAGCTGGAAAGCCAGGCCGCCGCTCTGGGAGTGGCGGACTCCGTGCTGATGCCCGGCTTCCGGGAGAATCCCTACCCGTGGATGGCCACTGCCGATGTATTCGTATGCAGCTCCCGCAGCGAGGGAATGAGCACCGTGGTCACGGAGGCGCTGGCGCTGGGCCTGCCTGTTCTGGCCGTGGAGTGTTCCGGCGTGCGGGAACAGCTTGGCATGGGAAGGTTCGGGCGCATTGTGGAAAATCATGATGGGGCGCTGGCCGGCGGCATGGAGGATTTCCTTTCCGGCAGGGAATCCTGTGAAGATTGGAGGGAAAGGGCGGCCCGGGGCGGGGATGAGGTTGCTTATGAAAGCGCCGTGCGGAAGGTGGAGCATTTGCTGGAGGAAATGAAATGA
- a CDS encoding glycosyltransferase — MKKVAFFVNSLSGGGAEKILQTLLNRWNGNRWQVVVYSIRKEDIPSGYPRNVSVRFLFDALREEDGPWARLLVKIRNGLKLLVYRHFPSSVFYRLFIRGTYDVEAAFIEGYATRIAAGSPHAGSRKLAWVHIDLAANHWTLPAYRNAEEEKAVYRRFDTVACVSRNVRDSLLALAGPLQDARVVYNPVDVPRVREKAGKSVPERPEGAVLFCASGRLVRQKGFDRLVTACRYLAQEGFSFHLWILGEGPERKTLERMIAEGNLQGRISLLGQLENPYPYVKAADWLVCSSRSEGYSTVISESLILGTPVAATLCSGVREQLGDGEFGLIAENHLLGLYRALEDILTGKADRRDYCGRALRGGSRFDLDGQMNAVKELFEETR; from the coding sequence ATGAAGAAGGTGGCGTTTTTTGTCAACAGCCTGTCCGGCGGCGGTGCGGAAAAAATTCTGCAAACCCTGCTGAACCGCTGGAACGGAAACCGGTGGCAGGTGGTCGTTTATTCCATCAGGAAGGAGGACATCCCGTCCGGCTACCCCCGGAATGTGTCCGTCCGTTTCCTGTTTGACGCCCTCCGGGAGGAGGACGGCCCCTGGGCGCGCCTGCTCGTCAAAATCCGGAACGGTCTGAAATTGCTGGTTTACAGGCATTTCCCTTCTTCCGTTTTCTACCGCTTGTTCATTCGCGGAACCTATGACGTGGAGGCCGCCTTCATTGAAGGCTACGCCACGCGGATAGCCGCCGGCTCCCCCCATGCCGGAAGCCGGAAACTGGCCTGGGTCCACATTGACCTGGCCGCCAACCACTGGACGCTGCCGGCCTACCGGAACGCGGAAGAGGAAAAGGCCGTTTACCGCCGTTTTGACACGGTGGCCTGCGTCTCCCGGAATGTCCGGGACTCCCTGCTGGCCCTGGCTGGTCCGTTGCAGGATGCGCGGGTGGTTTACAACCCCGTGGACGTTCCGCGCGTCCGGGAAAAGGCGGGGAAATCCGTTCCGGAACGTCCGGAAGGGGCCGTCCTGTTCTGCGCTTCCGGCCGTCTCGTGCGCCAGAAGGGATTTGACCGGCTGGTGACGGCGTGCCGCTATCTGGCTCAGGAGGGCTTCTCCTTCCATCTCTGGATTCTGGGGGAGGGGCCTGAAAGGAAGACGCTGGAACGCATGATTGCGGAGGGGAACTTGCAGGGCAGGATATCCCTGCTGGGGCAACTGGAAAATCCGTATCCCTACGTGAAGGCGGCGGACTGGCTGGTCTGTTCCTCCCGCAGCGAGGGGTATTCCACCGTGATTTCCGAGAGCCTGATTCTCGGCACGCCCGTGGCGGCCACGTTGTGTTCCGGAGTCCGGGAGCAGCTTGGGGACGGGGAATTCGGGTTGATTGCGGAAAACCACCTGTTGGGGCTTTACCGCGCCCTGGAAGATATTCTGACGGGAAAGGCGGACCGCCGGGACTATTGCGGGCGGGCGCTCCGCGGGGGGAGCCGGTTTGACCTGGATGGGCAGATGAATGCCGTGAAAGAACTTTTTGAAGAAACGCGCTGA